From the genome of Pseudomonas mohnii:
GGCGTCGAACGCCTCGTCCAGCCATAACAGGTCGTATCGAATGTAATAGCGCAGCATGTTCCTGCGAGTCAGTTCGCGCGAGAAATCGAGATCACCCTCCGTCGCCGCGCACCATTCGAAGCCCATCAAACCTCCCTGACCGGTACGATTTGTCCGTTACATCCGTCAGTATCGCGTCGAGCAACGACCATCAAGTCACCGGCACCCGGTGCAGCTGCAATCAAGGCGCCGCCCGCCGACCAGATTGCGCTGCGCCCCGCCGACTCCCAGCCTCCCGTGGCCCCTCCATGGTTCGCCATCAGCACGACCATCGAATGGGTTTGCGCATAACCTTTCAACAACGCCGTATCCGGGCCATAGCCCTTTTCGGTGATCAACACTCCGGCCGCGTACACGTCAGCCCCTTGCTGTGCCGCCGCAGCGGCATGGGAGGCATGGGAGGCATGGGTAAAGTCTGCACACACCGCCAGGGCGACAGTATCGGCACCGACAAGCAGCGTCTTGCCGCCATATCCGGGTGCAAATGCGACCTCTTCTCCCGGGTGCAAATGCTGTTTGCTATAGACCCCGAGTGAGCCGTCGGCGCCCAGTACAAGCGCTCCGATCAATACGGGAGCAGCGTCCGACAGACGGATCGGCATCCCGACCACCGTCGTCACCCCGACTTCCTGCGCAAAATCACGCAGCGGTTGCAGCGCGGCAGCCTCCGGCGCGAGCGCCAACTGTGCTGCGAGTCCGCGCTCGTAACCGGTCAACGACAACTCAGGGAACACCAGCAATTGCACGCCATGCTCGGCTGCTATCTGCATGAAGCGTTGATGCCGGGCGATATTGCCGGCAAGGTCGCCGGCAATGGAAGACGATTGGGCGGCGGCGATGATCAGAGGCGGCATGTTCCGTCCTTGTGACTTGATGTATTCGGAAACGCAGAGTGTGTCACAACCTCCAAGGCGCTCAACTGATTGAGAATGCCCTGAATCATCGATAGCAATTTCTGATTGAATCCTTGTACCTGGCTCTAGTAAGCTCGAACCATCCATCGGAGATACACCATGATCAACGCCCTCTCACTGCTTCGTACCGCCAGCGCCCCGCGCTCGGTTGCGGCTGCCCGGGTGAACGACATTTGTGCTCCGGTCAGCTTTTATTTTGGGTATTGGTTTAGCCACTGGCGCGCCTGATACTCACCCGGCGCCCACTTTAAACGGGTCGCCACCAGAGAATTCTCAACCCCCGGTCGGCCTCCCGACCGGGGGTTTTGTTTTTTCAGCACCTGACATTTTCTGCAACACACCAGACATCTTGAGGATCAACGCAATGAACTACGCCACTTATTACCGTTACGACAGTTTTACCGCCTGGCGATTTACCACCCTCCGCTCGGGACAGCCTGCCGCCTCCGATCGGTCACCCACAGGTGGCAAGCACACACACGTAGCCAATCTGGCCAATTGTCGAACACCCCAGTAGGGCCGAGTGCGCGGGAACGAACCCGCCACCTGCCCAGGAAGCCTGAACATGAACTCGTCCGTCTCTGCTCTGCCACTGTCCACCCTCAGTCCTGCCAACGAAGCGCTGACCCTGCGTCTGCCAAGCTCGTTGCAACTCAAACAGCAATTGCCACTGACCAACGCCCTGAGCCAGCAAGTCGCTGCTCATCGCCAGGCGGTTCGGGCGATCCTCAACGGTGAAGACTCCCGTCTGCTGGTCATCGTCGGCCCCTGCTCGATCCACGATCCTGAGTCCGCGCTCGAGTACGCCGGCAACCTGGCCCAACTCGCCGCCGAAGTCAGCGACGAAATGCTCTTGGTCATGCGCGCCTACGTCGAAAAACCTCGCACCACCGTCGGCTGGAAAGGCCTGGCCTATGATCCGCACCTGGACGGCAGCGACGACATGGCAGGCGGCCTGACCCTGTCCCGTGAACTGATGCGTGAAATGCTCCTCATGGGGTTGCCGGTTGCCACCGAGTTGCTGCAACCCATGGCCGCCGGTTACTTCGACGACCTGCTGAGTTGGGTGGCCATCGGCGCCCGGACCACCGAATCGCAGATCCATCGCGAAATGGCCAGCGGCCTGGGCATGCCGGTCGGTTTCAAGAACGGCACCGACGGCGGGGTCGGGGTCGCCAGTGACGCCATGCGCTCGGCCGCACATCCGCACCGTCATTTCGGCGTCGATAGCCAGGGGCATCCGGCGATCATCCAGACCCCGGGCAATGCGGACACTCACCTGGTGTTGCGCGGCGGTCATGGCGGGCCGAACTACGACCGGGCCAGCGTCGCCAAAGTGCACGGCGACTTGACCAGACTGAAGATCCCGGCACGGATCATGGTCGACTGCAGCCACGCCAACAGCGGCAAAGATCCGCTGCGCCAACCGGCGGTGTTCAACGATGTGCTCGAACAGCGCCTGCAAGGCGATCGCTCGCTGATCGGCATGATGATCGAAAGTCACTTGTTCGAAGGCTGCCAGCCGCTGAGCTCGACGCTGAAATACGGTGTGTCGATCACCGACGGCTGCCTGGGCTGGGCCGGCACGCAAGCGTTGCTGCGTCAGGCCGCAGAGCGTCTGCGCGTACAACGCAGCATTCCACAACCGGTATGACCCCGACTCACCGACCCGTCTTCATCCGGAGACTGGTCGGCGGTTGGAACCCTTCAGATTTCGCGGAAAAATGGCCTACACGAAGTAGGCCATTTGTTGATTTACACTCAGCACACGCTAAAAAGCTGTCCGGACAGTCCGATCGAGACTTCATTCACATCCGAGTTCTCTCACTGTTTCTAGTCCGTTTTCATCGGGATACAGCGGCTTTTTCATACATCGCGCGGCCGTCAGAGTGCTTTAGAGTGAGGCACGACACACCTCCCTGAACGGCTGAAAGGTATGAACATGCAACGGAATGCAAACACTCAATATCCAATCCTGCTGGTCCACGGGCTTTTCGGTTTTGACCGGATCGGCACCTTCGAGCTCTTCCACGACATCAAACAGGCGCTGCGCAGTGCGGGTGCCAGGGTGTTCGTGCCACACCTGTCGGCGACCCACAGCAACGAAACCCGGGGCGAGCAGCTACTGGCTCAGATCGAACGGGTTCTGGAAGGGACCGGCGCGAATAAAGTCAACCTGATCGGTCATAGCCAGGGTGCACTCGCCGCCCGGTATGCGGGAGCGGTTGCTCCACAGTGCGTGGCCTCAGTGACGTCTGTCAGCGGGCCGAACCATGGCTCGGAACTGGCTGACTTCCTGCGCAAGGCGCTGACGCCCGGAGGTCTGCCGGAACACGTGGCGGAAACGGTCGCGACCCTGTTCGCAGACTTCCTCTCGTTACTCAGCGGTCATCGTCATCTGCCACAAAATGCCATCGCCGCGCTGAACGCCCTGAGCACCGAGGGCGTTAGCCTCTTCAACGACAAGTACCCTCAAGGGCTACCGGAAACCTGGGGCGGCAAAGGGCGGGAACTGGTCAACGGTGTTCGTTATTACTCCTGGAGCGGCATCCTGCAGGCCAGCATTCTGGACGAAGGGCTGGAGGCACTGGATCCGCTGCATGGCTTTTTGCGTGCATTTTCCCAATATTTCACCACTGAAGCGCAGCAGAACGATGGCATGGTCGGTCGATACAGTTCCCATCTGGGCACCGTCATCCGGTCCGACTATGCACTCGATCATCTCGGCACACTCCAGGCGCCGGCCGTTCAATTTGTCAAAAAAGTCGACCCGATCGACCTGTATGTGCGGCATGCCGAACGCCTGAAAAAAGCCGGTCTTTGATAAGACTCTCACTGTTCAGGCCATATGGAACGGAACTTTGAGGAGAAATAGCCCACCGAATCCGGTAGGCTCAGCACTTTGCCGAATATTGAAAGGAGTATTTCCCATGGCTAAAGCCACTGCCCGCCACATCCTTGTTGCCAGCGAAGCCAAGTGCAACGAACTCAAGGCCCAGATCGAGGCTGGCGCAGATTTCGCCGAAATCGCCAAAGCCAACTCCACCTGCCCTTCCAGCCGCCAGGGCGGTGACCTGGGTTCGTTCGGTCCGGGCCAGATGGTCAAGGAATTCGACACCGTAGTGTTCAGCGCACCGATCAACGTGGTGCAAGGTCCGGTCAAGACCCAGTTCGGTTACCACCTGCTGGAAGTGACCAGCCGTCAGGACTGATCGACGCCTGTGTTTTGCGCGCAACGGCCCGCCTTTTGGTGGGCCGTTGCGTTTCAGATACGCAATAGGCTGGCGAGGGACGCGCCGCTAGCGTACAAATTGTCGTTAACGACCACCCGGCTCTAAGGCTGACAATGCGACTGGCTTTCCCGACTTTATTATTCACTGCCGTGGCCCTGCTGTTAGGTGCCGCCGGTGTGAATGCCGCACCACAACACGCGTTGACCGTCTACGGCGAACCGGCCAAATACCCTGCCGGTTTCAGCCATTTCGCCTACACCAACCCGCAAGCCCCCAAAGGCGGCACCATGCGCCGTTCGGCGATCGAAATCGGGCACTTCGATCATGTATTGCCGTATATCGACAAAGGCATTGGCGTCTCGCAGATTGACGGCCTGATCTACTCGCCGCTGGCCCAGCGCTCGCTGGATGAGCCCTATACCGTGTACGGCCTGGTGGCGCGGCAGATGGAACGCTCCGATGACGGCCTGTCACTGCGCTTCTACCTGAACCCCAAGGCGCGTTTCGCCGACGGCAAGCCGATCACCGCCGAAGACGTGCGCTACACCTTCGATCTATTGATGACCCAGGGCAGTCTGCGCTATCGCACTCAATTCGCTGACGTCAAAGGCGTCGAAGTCGAGGCGCCATTGACCATTCGCTTCGACTTCAAGACCAACGAAAACCGCACCCTGCCGCTGGACATCGCGACGCTGCCGGTGTTTCCCGAACACTGGTGGAAGACCCGCGACTTCGCCGGTGGCGGCGGTTACGAGCCCCCACTGGGCAGCGGGCCCTACAAGGTCAGCAAGGTCGATTCCGGGCGCAGCATCACCTTCGAGCGCAATCCCGACTGGTGGGGCAAGGACCTGCCGGTCAGCCGCGGCCTATACAACTTCGATCATTTGAGCATCGAGTACTTCGGCGATACCGACGTGGCACGCCAGGTGCTGCGCGGGGGTGCCTATGATTACAATCGCGAGTTTTCCGCCACCGGTTACTCCATCGGTTATGAAAGCCCGGCCCTGAGCGACGGTCGACTGCAAAAAGCGCATCTGGCGACCGAAGCGCCGCAACCGAGCCAGGGTTTTGTGTTCAACCTGCAAAAGCCCATGTTCCAGGATCGCCGCGTGCGTCAGGCACTGGCCATGCTCTGGGATTTCGAATGGAGCAACCGGCAGATGATGCGCAACATGTACATCCGCCAGCAAAGTTTCTTTTCCAACACCGACCTCGCTGCCCGGCAACTGCCGGATGCCGGCGAGCGAGCGATTCTTGAACCGCTTCGCGGGCAGATTCCCGACGAAGTATTCACCACAGTGTTCGAAGCCCCCAAAACCGATGGCAGTGGCGTGATCCGCGACAAGCAGTTGCAGGCCCTGGACCTGTTGGAACAGGCCGGCTGGAAACCGGATGGCGATCAGTTGGTCAACGCCGACGGAGATCCGCTGAGCTTCACTTTCCTGGTCAGCCAGAACGGCCTGGACCGATTGCTGCTGCCCTACAAGCGCACCCTGAAACAGATCGGCATCGACATGAACATCCGCCGCATCGATTCCTCGCAGTACGTCAATCGCCTGATGAGCCGCGACTACGACATGATCGTCACCGGCTACCCGGTCACCACGTCTCCGGGGGGCGAACTGCTCAACTATTTCGGTTCGGAGGCGGCCACTGACCCAGGCTCCAACAATTACATGGTCCTGAAGAATCCAGCCGTCGATACCCTGATCAAGGGACTGGTGCGCGCCAACACCCAGGCCGACATGTTGCGCTACGCCCATGCCCTGGACCGGGTGTTGCAGTGGAACTACTACTGGATTCCCAACTACTACCCGCCGGGCACCTCCACCGTGTGGTGGAATCGCTTCGGCATGCCCGATGTGCAAGCGAGCAATGACGAAGCCATCGAAAGCTGGTGGGAAATGAGCACCACGCCCTTGACCAACCAGGAAATGACCGCCGAGCGCATCCGCCGTGGCAGACCCGGAGGACCGCACTGATGTGGACTTACATTCTGCGGCGCCTGCTGCTGATCATTCCGACGCTGGTGATCATCCTCCTCGTCAACTTCGTGATCGTCCAGGCCGCACCGGGCGGGCCGGTGGAACAGGCCATCGCCCACTTGCAAGGCATCGGCGGGGTGAGTGTCGGCGGTGGCGCCAGCGAAGCCGTGAGCGGCAGCTCCCGGGCCAGCCGCGGCCTCGACCCGCAACTGATCAAGGACATCGAAAAACAATACGGGTTCGACAAGCCGGCCCACGAGCGCCTCTGGCTGATGCTCACCAGCTACGCGCGCCTGGACTTCGGCAAGAGTTTCTTCCGTGGCGCCACCGTCACCGACCTGATCCTTGAAAAAATGCCAGTGACCATTTCCCTCGGGCTTTGGGCGACGCTGATCACTTATCTGGTGTCGATCCCGCTGGGCATCCGCAAGGCCGTGCACCACGGCAGCCATTTCGATATCTGGAGCAGCACCGCGATCATCATCGGCTACGCGATGCCGGCGTTCCTGTTCGCGATGTTCCTGATCGTAGTGTTCGCCGGGGGTACGTCGCTGAACTGGTTCCCGGTGCGCGGGCTGGTCTCGGACAACTTCGAGTCACTGTCGACCCTGGGCAAGGTCATCGACTACTTCTGGCACCTCGTGCTGCCGGTGACGGCGCTGGTGATTGGCGGGTTCGCGACCTTGACGATCCTGACGAAGAACTCGTTCCTCAATGAAATCACCCGCCAGTACGTGGTCACCGCCCGCGCCAAGGGCTTGAGCGAACGCCGCGTGCTGTATGGCCACGTGTTCCGCAATGCAATACTGCTGGTGGTGTCGGGGATTCCCCAGGCATTTATCAGCGTGTTTTTTGCCGGTTCGCTGTTGATCGAAGTGATTTTCTCCCTCGACGGCCTGGGCCGTATGAGTTACGAAGCGGCGGTGTCGCGGGACTATCCGGTGGTGTTTGGTTCACTGTTCATCTTCACCTTGTTCGGCCTGCTGATAAAACTGGTGGGTGACCTGTGCTACACCCTGGTCGACCCGCGTATCGACTTCGCCGCGAGGAACGCCTGATGTTCAAGCTTTCGCCGTTGGGCCGTCGCCGCTTCGAACGCTTCAAGAAAAACCGCCGCGGCTGGTGGTCGCTGTGGCTGTTTGTCGGTCTGTTCATGCTGACCCTGGGCGGCGAACTGATCGCCAATGACAAACCGCTGATCGTCAACTACCAGGGCTCGTTGTATTTCCCTGCCCTCAAGCGCTACACCGAGCAGGCGTTCGGCGGGCAACTGCCGTTCCAGGCCGACTACCGCAGCGACTACGTGCAAAACCTGATCAAGAAGGACGGTGGCTGGCTGCTGTTCCCGCCCATTCCGTTCAGTGACGACACGCCGAACTATGACCTGAACAAACCGTCCCCGAGCCCGCCTTCTAGCGTGAACTGGCTGGGCACCGACGACCAGGCGCGGGACGTGTTGGCAAGGGTGATTTTCGGCGCACGGGTGTCGATTCTGTTTGCCTTGATGCTGACCTTCGTCAGCGCGCTGATCGGCATCGCTGCCGGCGCCCTGCAAGGCTATTACGGCGGCTGGGTCGACCTCATCGGTCAGCGGCTGCTGGAGGTCTGGTCCGGGCTGCCGGTGCTGTACCTGCTGATCATTCTGTCGGGTTTCGTCGAACCGAATTTCTGGTGGCTGCTGGGGATCATGGCGCTGTTTTCCTGGCTGGCCCTGGTGGATGTGGTGCGCGCCGAGTTCCTGCGCGGACGCAACCTTGAATACGTCAAGGCTGCCCGGGCGTTGGGGCTGAGCGATCGCAAGGTGATCGTGCGGCATATCCTGCCCAACGCCATGAACGCAACGTTGAGCTACCTGCCGTTCATTCTCACCGGGGCCATTTCCACCCTTACCGCGCTGGACTTCCTTGGGTTCGGCATGCCCGCCGGCAGCGCATCCCTGGGTGAGCTGATCGCTCAGGGCAAACAGAACCTGCAAGCGCCCTGGCTGGGGCTGACGGCGTTTTTCACCCTGGCGCTGATTCTTTCGTTACTGGTGTTCATTGGCGAAGCGTTGCGCGACGCCTTCGATCCCCGATCCTGATGCGGATATTGATATGACTAACCTGATCGAAATCCGTGACCTCAGCGTGGCCTTCAGTGGCGAGACCGTGGTGCGCAATCTGTGCCTGGACATCCGCCCCGGCGAATGCCTGGCACTGGTGGGCGAGTCCGGCTCTGGCAAATCGGTGACCGCCCACTCGATCCTGCAACTGCTGCCCGACGTCGGCACCGAAAGCCATGGCAGCATTCGCTATCGCGGCCGCGAACTGCTCGGCGCTCCGTCCAGCGTATTGCGCGAACTGCGCGGCAACCGGATCGCGATGATCTTTCAGGAGCCGATGACCTCGCTCAATCCGCTGCACAGCATCGAAAAGCAGATCGGCGAGACCTTGCTGGTGCACAAGGGCCTGGCGGGCAAGGTGGCGCAAGCGCGGATTCTGGAGTTGCTGCATCTGGTCGGCATCCAGAAACCCAAGGAGCGGCTCAAGGCTTATCCCCATCAACTGTCCGGCGGCCAGCGCCAGCGGGTGATGATCGCCATGGCCCTGGCCTGCGAACCGGAATTGCTGATTGCCGACGAACCCACCACGGCCCTGGATGTGACCGTGCAGCGCAAGATCCTGCTGCTGCTCAAATCCCTGCAACAACGCCTGGGCATGTCGTTGCTGCTGATCAGTCACGACCTCAACCTGGTGCGCAGCATCGCCCAGCGGGTGTGCGTGATGAAGGCCGGCGAAATCGTCGAGCAGGCGCCCTGCGAAACGCTGTTCACCGAACCGAAGCACCCTTACAGCTGCGTCCTGCTCAATGCCGAACCCGAAGGCGAAGCCCTGCCCCGGGACGAACGGGAGAAAGTCCTGGAGGTGGAGGATCTGCGGGTGCAGTTTGCCGTCGGTGGCGGCCTGTTTCAGCGCAAGACTTACCTGAAGGCCGTGGATGGCATCAGCCTGAATGTGCAGCGGGGCAAGACCCTGGGCATCGTTGGCGAATCCGGCTCCGGCAAGTCCACCCTCGGCCAGGCCATCCTGCGCCTGCTTGATTCCGAGGGCAGTATTCGCTTCCAGGGCCACGCGTTGAATGGCCTGACGCAGAAACAGCTACGGCCGTGGCGCAAAAAAATGCAGGTGGTGTTCCAGGACCCCTTCGGCAGTCTCAGCCCACGAATGTCCGTGGCACAGATCATCAGTGAAGGCCTGGAAGTCCATAGCCAGTTGAGCCCCGACGAGTGCGACGCCGAAGTGATACGGGCACTGCAAGAAGTCGGCCTCGACCCGCAGAGCCGCCACCGCTATCCCCACGAGTTTTCCGGAGGCCAACGCCAACGCATTGCCATCGCCCGGGCGTTGGTGCTGAAACCGGCGTTGATCCTGCTCGACGAACCGACCTCGGCCCTTGACCGCACCGTGCAGAAGCAAGTGGTCGCCCTGCTCCGCCAGCTTCAGGAAAAACATGGCCTGACTTATCTGTTCATCAGCCATGACCTGGCAGTAGTCCGCGCCCTGGCGCACGACATGATCGTGGTCAAGGACGGCAAGGTGGTTGAGAGCGGCGCCAGCCACGACGTCTTCGATTCGCCGCAGCACCCGTACACCAAGGAGCTGTTGACCGCGGCGCATCCGGGGGCGTCATAATCCGGCGCATGCCGCTGAACCGCGTCGCGGCCATCGCGAGCAGGCTCGCTCCCACAGGAGAATGCATTTCAATGTGGGAGCGGGCTTGCCCGCGATAGGGCCGGCACAGGCAACACTTAATCAGGATCAACCCTCATGAACACCACCGAAAGCCTCAAGGACTACCAGCGCGTACGCCTGCTGGCGATCCGCTCATTGTTCGAGATCATCGAGCAGTCGAGCGAGGGCACGGTGATTGTCGACCGCGACGCCAATATCGTGTGGATGAACGAGCGCTACGCCAAGCGTTTCGGCCTGCAATCAGCGCAAAGCGCGATCGGCAAGGCCTGCGAAAGCGTGATCCCCGGCAGCCTGTTGCGCGAAGTGGTGCGCACCGGGCGCCCGATTTTGCTCGACATGCAGGACACCCCCAAGGAACCGCTGGTGGTCATGCGCCTGCCGATTCACGACGATGCCGGCGAAGTGATCGGCGCCATCGGCTTTGCCCTGTTCGACGAATTGCGCAGCCTGTCGCCGATGCTCAAACGCTACATGAGCATGCAGGAAGAACTGGCATCGACCCGCTCGCTGTTGCGGGCGCGGCAGACCAAATACAACTTCGCCCATTTCATCGGCACCAGCGCCGCCAGCCTGGAAGTCAAACGCCGCGCCCGCCGCAGCGCCAGTACCGATTCGCCAGTGTTGCTGCTTGGTGAAACCGGCACCGGCAAGGAACTGCTGGCCCAGGCGATCCACAATGCTTCGCCGCGCGCGCTCAAGGCGTTTGTCAGCGTCAACAGTGCAGCGATCCCCGAATCGCTGCTGGAAGCCGAATTCTTCGGCACCGCGCCCGGCGCCTTTACCGGTGCCGACCGCAAGGCCCGCGCCGGCAAATTGCAGATCGCCCAGGGCGGGACACTGTTTCTCGACGAGATCGGTGACATGCCCCTGCCGCTGCAAAGCAAATTGCTGCGGGTGTTGCAGGAAAAGGAATTCGAACCGGTGGGTTCCAACGACGTGATCCAGAGCGATGTGCGGGTGATCGCCGCGACTTCAACTGATCTGGAGGCCGCGATCAAACGCGGCGAATTTCGCGCCGACTTGTACTACCGCCTCAACGTCCTGCCCATTCAGGTTCCGCCACTGCGCGACCGCCTCGACGACCTGCCCGCCCTCAGCGAAGCGATCCTTGAAGAGCTGCGCAGCCAGCACGAACTCAACGGCGAGGCACTGGCGCTGCTGGGGCAGCATGCCTGGCCGGGGAATATTCGCGAACTGCGCAACGTGCTGGAACGGGCGGCGTTGCTCAGTGATGACCTGCGGCTCACGGTGGCGGATATCCGCGCAGCCATCGGGACCTTTACGCCAGTGGAGCGCATGGCACCGCTGCCCGTCGAACCGCTGGAGCACGAGACCTTCAGTGCTGCCCGGGCACGCTTTGATCGGCAATTGATTGAAACCACCCTGGCGCAATGCGGGGGCAAGGTGGTTGAAGCGGCGGCGCGGCTGGGGCTGGGTCGGTCGACGCTGTACAAGAAGATGCTGGCGTTGGGAATTGCAGAGTCTCCATAAAGAGACATTGATCTCCATTGATAGACAGACCATCGCGAGCAAGCTCGCTCCCACAGGTTTATTGGATTGATTGCAAAAAAACAATCAACTGTAGGAGCGAGCCTGCTCGCGATGAGGCCGGCCCAGCAGCCAAAAGTCTCAATATAGAGACAAAAGCCTAGACCCACTCCAAGAAAATATAAATATTCCTTTATATTTCAGGCACTTAACCATCTGGCACACAATTCGCTATAGCGCTCTCCTACAAAAGATCCACCCTACAAAAATAACAACCCAGGAGACACACCATGAGTGTGATCATTGCCTTGGCAGCCCTCGCGCTGTTGATGCTGGCTGCTTACCGTGGCTACAGCGTTATCCTTTTTGCCCCGATCGCCGCCCTCGGCGCCGTTCTGCTCACCGACCCCTCTGCTGTTGCGCCGGCTTTCACCGGCGTGTTCATGGAGAAAATGGTCGGCTTCATCAAACTGTATTTCCCCGTGTTCCTGCTCGGTGCCGTGTTCGGCAAGCTGATCGAGTTGTCGGGTTTCTCGCGCTCGATCGTCGCCGCCGCCATTCGCTTGCTGGGCACCCGCCAGGCGATGCTGGTGATCGTGCTGGTTTGCGCCCTGCTGACTTACGGCGGCGTCTCGCTGTTTGTGGTGGTGTTTGCGGTATACCCGTTTGCCGCTGAAATGTTTCGCCAGAGCAACATTCCCAAGCGCCTGATTCCGGCGACGATTGCCCTCGGCGCGTTCTCCTTCACGATGGACGCCTTGCCCGGCACCCCGCAGATCCAGAACATCATTCCCAGTACCTTTTTCAACACCACCGCCTGGGCCGCGCCATGGCTGGGCGTGATCGGCACGATCTTCGTGTTCTGCGCCGGCATGCTGTTCCTGCAGCGCCAGCGCAACAAGGCCCAACGCGCGGGTGAAGGTTATGGCACCGAACTGCGCAACGAGCCGGAAACCGCCGCCGACATCAAGCTGCCCAACCCGTGGATCGCCCTGTCGCCGCTGCTGGCCGTGGGCATCATGAACCTGCTGTTCACCCAGTGGATTCCACAGTGGTACGGCAAGACCCACAGCCTCGCGCTGCCGGGCATGGCCGCGCCTGTGACCACCGACATCGCCAAACTCACGGCGATCTGGGCGGTACAGGCGGCGCTGCTGGTGGGGATCATCATGGTGCTGGCGTTCGGGTTCCAGGCGATCCGCAGCAAACTCGCCGAAGGCAGCAAAAGCGCGGTCAGCGGTGCGTTGCTGGCGGCGATGAACACCGCGTCGGAATACGGCTTCGGTGCGGTCATCGCGTCCTTGCCCGGCTTTCTGGTCCTGGCCGACTGGCTCAAGAGCATTCCTAACCCGTTGGTCAACGAAGCGATCACCGTGACCCTGCTGGCCGGCATCACCGGTTCTGCTTCGGGTGGCATGAGCATCGCGTTGGCGGCCATGTCCGAACAATTCATCGCCGCGGCCCATGCGGCCAATATCCCGCTGGAAGTGCTGCACCGTGTAGCCGCGATGGCCAGTGGCGGCATGGACACCCTGCCGCACAACGGTGCGGTGATCACCCTGCTCGCGGTCACCGGCCTGACCCACCGCGAGGCTTACAAAGACATTTTCTGTATTACGCTGATCAAGACCCTGGCGGTTTTCGTGGTGATCGGCACTTTCTACGCCACTGGCATTGTGTGAGGTATTCATGACGACTCTTTCGGGCAAGACCGCACTGGTTACCGGCTCCACCAGCGGCATTGGCCTGGGCATCGCCCTCAGCCTGGCCAAGGCCGGCGCCAATCTGATCCTCAACGGCTTCGGCGATGCCTCCACGGTGATTGCCGAAGTGGCGCAGTACGGTGGCAAGGTCGGTCATCACCCGGCCGATGTCAGCGACCCGGCACAGATCGCCGAGATGATCGCCTATGCCGAGCGCGAATTCGGTGGCATCGACATTCTGGTCAACAACGCCGGCATCCAATATGTGGCGCCGGTGGAAGAGTTCCCGGTGGAGCGCTGGGATTCGATCATCGCGATTAACCTGTCGTCGGTGTTCCACAGCACTCGCCTGAGCCTGCCGGGCATGCGCGCCAAGGGCTGGGGTCGGGTGATCAACATTGCTTCGGTGCATGGCCTGGTCGGCTCCGTGGGCAAGGCGGCTTATGTCGCGGCCAAGCACGGGGTGATCGGTTTGACCAAAGTGGTCGCGCTGGAAACCGCAACCACCCAAATCACCTGCAACGCCATTTGCCCCGGCTGGGTGCTGACACCGCTGGTGCAGAAGCAGATCGATGACCGCGCCGCCACCGGGATCGACCCGCAGCAGGCGCAACATGATCTGCTGGCCGAGAAGCAACCGTCGCTGGAATTCGTGACGCCGCCGCAACTGGGGGAACTGGTACTGTTCCTGTGCAGCGAAGGCGGCAGCCAGGTGCGCGGCGCGGCGTGGAACATAGATGGTGGTTGGCTGGCGCAGTAAGCACCGCTGACCCCTTGTGGCGAGGGAGCTTGCCCCCCGAGCCACAAATGCTCGCTTGAACTTACGAATAAGAAGAGGCAA
Proteins encoded in this window:
- a CDS encoding microcin C ABC transporter permease YejB, which translates into the protein MWTYILRRLLLIIPTLVIILLVNFVIVQAAPGGPVEQAIAHLQGIGGVSVGGGASEAVSGSSRASRGLDPQLIKDIEKQYGFDKPAHERLWLMLTSYARLDFGKSFFRGATVTDLILEKMPVTISLGLWATLITYLVSIPLGIRKAVHHGSHFDIWSSTAIIIGYAMPAFLFAMFLIVVFAGGTSLNWFPVRGLVSDNFESLSTLGKVIDYFWHLVLPVTALVIGGFATLTILTKNSFLNEITRQYVVTARAKGLSERRVLYGHVFRNAILLVVSGIPQAFISVFFAGSLLIEVIFSLDGLGRMSYEAAVSRDYPVVFGSLFIFTLFGLLIKLVGDLCYTLVDPRIDFAARNA
- a CDS encoding ABC transporter permease, coding for MFKLSPLGRRRFERFKKNRRGWWSLWLFVGLFMLTLGGELIANDKPLIVNYQGSLYFPALKRYTEQAFGGQLPFQADYRSDYVQNLIKKDGGWLLFPPIPFSDDTPNYDLNKPSPSPPSSVNWLGTDDQARDVLARVIFGARVSILFALMLTFVSALIGIAAGALQGYYGGWVDLIGQRLLEVWSGLPVLYLLIILSGFVEPNFWWLLGIMALFSWLALVDVVRAEFLRGRNLEYVKAARALGLSDRKVIVRHILPNAMNATLSYLPFILTGAISTLTALDFLGFGMPAGSASLGELIAQGKQNLQAPWLGLTAFFTLALILSLLVFIGEALRDAFDPRS
- a CDS encoding ABC transporter ATP-binding protein; this encodes MTNLIEIRDLSVAFSGETVVRNLCLDIRPGECLALVGESGSGKSVTAHSILQLLPDVGTESHGSIRYRGRELLGAPSSVLRELRGNRIAMIFQEPMTSLNPLHSIEKQIGETLLVHKGLAGKVAQARILELLHLVGIQKPKERLKAYPHQLSGGQRQRVMIAMALACEPELLIADEPTTALDVTVQRKILLLLKSLQQRLGMSLLLISHDLNLVRSIAQRVCVMKAGEIVEQAPCETLFTEPKHPYSCVLLNAEPEGEALPRDEREKVLEVEDLRVQFAVGGGLFQRKTYLKAVDGISLNVQRGKTLGIVGESGSGKSTLGQAILRLLDSEGSIRFQGHALNGLTQKQLRPWRKKMQVVFQDPFGSLSPRMSVAQIISEGLEVHSQLSPDECDAEVIRALQEVGLDPQSRHRYPHEFSGGQRQRIAIARALVLKPALILLDEPTSALDRTVQKQVVALLRQLQEKHGLTYLFISHDLAVVRALAHDMIVVKDGKVVESGASHDVFDSPQHPYTKELLTAAHPGAS
- a CDS encoding sigma-54 interaction domain-containing protein, with translation MNTTESLKDYQRVRLLAIRSLFEIIEQSSEGTVIVDRDANIVWMNERYAKRFGLQSAQSAIGKACESVIPGSLLREVVRTGRPILLDMQDTPKEPLVVMRLPIHDDAGEVIGAIGFALFDELRSLSPMLKRYMSMQEELASTRSLLRARQTKYNFAHFIGTSAASLEVKRRARRSASTDSPVLLLGETGTGKELLAQAIHNASPRALKAFVSVNSAAIPESLLEAEFFGTAPGAFTGADRKARAGKLQIAQGGTLFLDEIGDMPLPLQSKLLRVLQEKEFEPVGSNDVIQSDVRVIAATSTDLEAAIKRGEFRADLYYRLNVLPIQVPPLRDRLDDLPALSEAILEELRSQHELNGEALALLGQHAWPGNIRELRNVLERAALLSDDLRLTVADIRAAIGTFTPVERMAPLPVEPLEHETFSAARARFDRQLIETTLAQCGGKVVEAAARLGLGRSTLYKKMLALGIAESP